The Miscanthus floridulus cultivar M001 chromosome 17, ASM1932011v1, whole genome shotgun sequence genome has a window encoding:
- the LOC136516479 gene encoding PH, RCC1 and FYVE domains-containing protein 1-like isoform X1 yields MTPDDNALITLKKGSNLIKYSRKGRPKIREFRLSSDETSLVWHSHSKVKHLVLSSVSRIIPGQRTAVFRRFLRPEKDYLSFSLIYKNGQRSLDLVCKDQAEVEVWFSTLEALITSCRKSYSADGPSDRLSVSDEVSHYQDNSFHDTTLDIASSITRTFNSAGYSTTNSLNSAKTDVVSDRGNMLRASTDSSRLSISSAPSSSSQGSGQDDIESLGDVYVWGEVWTDVIPTEGSSNYLCSKADILIPKPLESDVVLDVQQIACGYRHIALTTRQGEVFAWGEELGGRLGHGTDADISRPKLVEALAVSNVEYIACGEFHTCAVTASGDLYTWGDGYYNAGLLGHGVGASHWLPKRVSGPLEGVQVLSVSCGSWHSALTTSSGKVFTFGDGTFGALGHGNRETIAYPKEVETLSGFRTMKVACGLWHSAAIVEGSNQAGVNVMSRKLYTWGAGDKNQLGLGDKDARLVPACVQSLIDYNFHQVACGHSMTIALSTSGHVFTMGSSSNGQLGNPKSDGKQPISVQDRLAGELVEEISCGSCHVAVLTSRSEVYTWGMGANGRLGHGGVEDKKKPTLVEALKDRHVKSIACGSNFTTCICIHKWVSGADQSVCSGCRQPFGFTRKRHNCYNCGLVHCHACSSRKVLKAALAPTPGKPHRVCDSCFMKLKAAETSSNSSHSKRNAIARRSVDSKDRSERPEIRPSRLATGSTPEPLKQAEIKAVRNEIKPDPMSTMRAPQVPSMLPFNNLAFGATFGGPASLKPMAMAPMPMAMPMSPSPLTKKPSPSAATPLCGKSDTDNLKVAKQVLNEDISKLQSQVNKLKQKCDAQEEQLQKAERRAENSASIAAEESSRRNGVLEFIRFLDNELKSIADRVPSDAADNLKTLQNHSARFLTEQGIRPLEVTGMHRKSASISNLVMSQDGSTGNASSSAVSLASESPCHRIMENSSRANGDLGPKLGTHGEVQLIEQFEPGVYVTLIQLRDGTKVFKRVRFSKRRFAEQQAEEWWRENQERVFRKYNHPAN; encoded by the exons ATGACACCAGATGATAAT GCCCTTATAACTCTCAAAAAAGGCAGTAATCTTATCAAGTACAGTCGGAAGGGAAGACCCAAGATTCGTGAGTTCAGACTTTCTAGT GATGAAACATCATTAGTATGGCATTCCCATAGCAAAGTGAAGCACCTTGTACTGTCTTCAGTCTCTAGAATCATTCCTGGACAGAGAACT GCTGTATTTAGGAGGTTTTTACGCCCTGAGAAGGACTACCTATCATTTTCTTTGATATACAAGAACGGCCAACGTTCCCTTGACTTG GTTTGCAAGGATCAAGCAGAAGTTGAGGTCTGGTTTTCAACACTTGAGGCACTTATTACTTCATGCCGTAAAAGTTATTCAGCTGATGGTCCAAGTGATAGGTTATCAGTCTCAGAT GAAGTATCACATTACCAAGATAACAGTTTTCATGATACAACATTAGATATTGCCTCAAGTATTACACGTACTTTTAACTCAGCTGGCTATAGCACAACCAATTCTCTCAACTCAGCAAAAACAGATGTTGTATCTGATCGTGGAAATATGCTAAGAGCAAGTACAGACAGTAGCCGGCTTAGTATTTCCAGTGCTCCTAGTTCTTCAAGTCAAGGTTCTGGACAAGATGACATTGAATCCCTTGGTGATGTTTATGTGTGGGGTGAGGTATGGACTGATGTGATCCCCACAGAAGGATCCTCAAACTATTTGTGCTCCAAAGCAGACATTTTAATTCCTAAACCACTTGAATCAGATGTTGTCTTGGACGTACAACAGATAGCGTGTGGTTATAGGCACATTGCACTTACTACTAGGCAAGGAGAAGTGTTTGCATGGGGTGAAGAACTTGGCGGACGGCTTGGTCATGGGACCGATGCAGATATTAGTCGTCCTAAACTTGTTGAAGCCTTAGCAGTATCAAATGTAGAATATATTGCATGCGGGGAGTTCCATACTTGTGCTGTAACTGCCTCTGGTGATTTGTACACTTGGGGTGATGGATACTACAATGCTGGATTGCTTGGACATGGTGTTGGAGCTAGCCACTGGCTTCCAAAACGAGTCTCAGGACCTTTAGAAGGGGTTCAGGTATTGTCTGTTTCATGCGGCTCATGGCATTCAGCACTGACCACATCAAGTGGTAAAGTGTTCACTTTTGGTGATGGAACATTTGGTGCTCTTGGACATGGGAATCGTGAAACTATTGCATATCCAAAGGAAGTCGAAACTTTGAGTGGATTTAGAACAATGAAAGTTGCCTGTGGACTCTGGCATTCTGCTGCGATTGTGGAGGGTAGTAATCAGGCAGGTGTGAATGTGATGTCCAGGAAGCTATATACCTGGGGTGCTGGTGACAAGAATCAACTAGGTCTCGGGGATAAAGATGCTAGGCTTGTTCCTGCTTGCGTTCAATCTCTCATTGATTATAATTTCCATCAGGTGGCTTGTGGACATAGTATGACCATTGCCCTCTCTACATCTGGTCATGTTTTCACAATGGGCAGCTCTAGCAATGGCCAGCTTGGGAATCCAAAATCTGACGGTAAACAACCTATCTCCGTACAAGATAGGCTGGCTGGAGAATTGGTTGAAGAGATCTCATGTGGCTCATGCCATGTTGCAGTCTTGACTTCACGAAGCGAAGTATATACATGGGGAATGGGGGCCAATGGGAGGCTGGGACATGGTGGTGTTGAAGATAAGAAAAAGCCAACTCTTGTGGAAGCATTAAAAGATCGTCATGTTAAAAGTATAGCATGTGGTTCTAATTTCACGACCTGCATTTGTATACATAAGTGGGTTTCAGGTGCTGATCAGTCTGTCTGCTCAGGTTGTAGACAACCATTTGGCTTCACAAGAAAGAGACATAATTGTTACAATTGTGGGCTTGTTCATTGCCATGCGTGTAGTTCAAGAAAAGTTCTGAAAGCTGCTTTGGCACCAACTCCTGGCAAACCACATCGCGTATGCGATTCATGCTTCATGAAACTTAAGGCTGCAGAGACCAGCAGCAACAGTTCACATAGCAAAAGAAATGCCATTGCTCGTCGCTCTGTTGATAGCAAAGACAGGTCAGAGAGGCCAGAAATAAGGCCTTCCAGGCTTGCAACTGGATCAACACCAGAACCGCTCAAGCAAGCTGAGATAAAAGCAGTTAGAAACGAGATAAAACCAGATCCTATGTCCACAATGAGGGCACCCCAGGTTCCTTCCATGTTACCTTTTAACAATCTCGCTTTTGGTGCAACATTTGGTGGTCCAGCTAGTCTGAAGCCTATGGCAATGGCTCCAATGCCAATGGCCATGCCTATGTCACCATCTCCTCTCACAAAGAAGCCAAGTCCATCAGCAGCGACTCCTCTTTGTGGTAAAAGTGACACTGATAACTTGAAGGTGGCTAAACAGGTGCTGAATGAAGATATCTCAAAGTTGCAGTCTCAG GTTAATAAATTGAAACAAAAATGTgatgcccaagaagagcaactgcAGAAAGCGGAAAGGAGAGCTGAAAATTCTGCCTCTATAGCTGCAGAAGAGTCTTCAAGGCGTAATGGTGTCTTGGAGTTCATTAGGTTTCTTGACAATGAG CTCAAGAGTATTGCAGATAGGGTGCCCAGTGATGCTGCTGACAACTTAAAAACCTTGCAAAATCATTCAGCGAGATTTCTTACGGAACAAGGTATTCGTCCACTGGAAGTCACAGGTATGCATCGTAAGTCTGCAAGCATAAGCAACCTCGTAATGTCTCAGGACGGCAGCACAGGAAATGCAAGTAGCTCAGCTGTTTCCTTGGCGAGCGAATCTCCATGCCATCGTATCATGGAAAACAGCTCGAGAGCTAATGGTGACTTAGGACCAAAGCTTGGTACTCATGGAGAAGTGCAACTGATTGAGCAGTTTGAACCAGGGGTATATGTGACACTCATCCAGCTTAGAGATGGTACTAAAGTGTTCAAGCGTGTCAGATTCAG CAAGAGGAGATTTGCGGAGCAGCAGGCCGAGGAATGGTGGAGGGAGAACCAGGAGAGAGTATTCAGGAAGTACAACCACCCGGCCAACTAA
- the LOC136516479 gene encoding PH, RCC1 and FYVE domains-containing protein 1-like isoform X2 yields the protein MTPDDNALITLKKGSNLIKYSRKGRPKIREFRLSSDETSLVWHSHSKVKHLVLSSVSRIIPGQRTAVFRRFLRPEKDYLSFSLIYKNGQRSLDLVCKDQAEVEVWFSTLEALITSCRKSYSADGPSDRLSVSDEVSHYQDNSFHDTTLDIASSITRTFNSAGYSTTNSLNSAKTDVVSDRGNMLRASTDSSRLSISSAPSSSSQGSGQDDIESLGDVYVWGEVWTDVIPTEGSSNYLCSKADILIPKPLESDVVLDVQQIACGYRHIALTTRQGEVFAWGEELGGRLGHGTDADISRPKLVEALAVSNVEYIACGEFHTCAVTASGDLYTWGDGYYNAGLLGHGVGASHWLPKRVSGPLEGVQVLSVSCGSWHSALTTSSGKVFTFGDGTFGALGHGNRETIAYPKEVETLSGFRTMKVACGLWHSAAIVEGSNQAGVNVMSRKLYTWGAGDKNQLGLGDKDARLVPACVQSLIDYNFHQVACGHSMTIALSTSGHVFTMGSSSNGQLGNPKSDGKQPISVQDRLAGELVEEISCGSCHVAVLTSRSEVYTWGMGANGRLGHGGVEDKKKPTLVEALKDRHVKSIACGSNFTTCICIHKWVSGADQSVCSGCRQPFGFTRKRHNCYNCGLVHCHACSSRKVLKAALAPTPGKPHRVCDSCFMKLKAAETSSNSSHSKRNAIARRSVDSKDRSERPEIRPSRLATGSTPEPLKQAEIKAVRNEIKPDPMSTMRAPQVPSMLPFNNLAFGATFGGPASLKPMAMAPMPMAMPMSPSPLTKKPSPSAATPLCGKSDTDNLKVAKQVLNEDISKLQSQVNKLKQKCDAQEEQLQKAERRAENSASIAAEESSRRNGVLEFIRFLDNELKSIADRVPSDAADNLKTLQNHSARFLTEQGRQHRKCK from the exons ATGACACCAGATGATAAT GCCCTTATAACTCTCAAAAAAGGCAGTAATCTTATCAAGTACAGTCGGAAGGGAAGACCCAAGATTCGTGAGTTCAGACTTTCTAGT GATGAAACATCATTAGTATGGCATTCCCATAGCAAAGTGAAGCACCTTGTACTGTCTTCAGTCTCTAGAATCATTCCTGGACAGAGAACT GCTGTATTTAGGAGGTTTTTACGCCCTGAGAAGGACTACCTATCATTTTCTTTGATATACAAGAACGGCCAACGTTCCCTTGACTTG GTTTGCAAGGATCAAGCAGAAGTTGAGGTCTGGTTTTCAACACTTGAGGCACTTATTACTTCATGCCGTAAAAGTTATTCAGCTGATGGTCCAAGTGATAGGTTATCAGTCTCAGAT GAAGTATCACATTACCAAGATAACAGTTTTCATGATACAACATTAGATATTGCCTCAAGTATTACACGTACTTTTAACTCAGCTGGCTATAGCACAACCAATTCTCTCAACTCAGCAAAAACAGATGTTGTATCTGATCGTGGAAATATGCTAAGAGCAAGTACAGACAGTAGCCGGCTTAGTATTTCCAGTGCTCCTAGTTCTTCAAGTCAAGGTTCTGGACAAGATGACATTGAATCCCTTGGTGATGTTTATGTGTGGGGTGAGGTATGGACTGATGTGATCCCCACAGAAGGATCCTCAAACTATTTGTGCTCCAAAGCAGACATTTTAATTCCTAAACCACTTGAATCAGATGTTGTCTTGGACGTACAACAGATAGCGTGTGGTTATAGGCACATTGCACTTACTACTAGGCAAGGAGAAGTGTTTGCATGGGGTGAAGAACTTGGCGGACGGCTTGGTCATGGGACCGATGCAGATATTAGTCGTCCTAAACTTGTTGAAGCCTTAGCAGTATCAAATGTAGAATATATTGCATGCGGGGAGTTCCATACTTGTGCTGTAACTGCCTCTGGTGATTTGTACACTTGGGGTGATGGATACTACAATGCTGGATTGCTTGGACATGGTGTTGGAGCTAGCCACTGGCTTCCAAAACGAGTCTCAGGACCTTTAGAAGGGGTTCAGGTATTGTCTGTTTCATGCGGCTCATGGCATTCAGCACTGACCACATCAAGTGGTAAAGTGTTCACTTTTGGTGATGGAACATTTGGTGCTCTTGGACATGGGAATCGTGAAACTATTGCATATCCAAAGGAAGTCGAAACTTTGAGTGGATTTAGAACAATGAAAGTTGCCTGTGGACTCTGGCATTCTGCTGCGATTGTGGAGGGTAGTAATCAGGCAGGTGTGAATGTGATGTCCAGGAAGCTATATACCTGGGGTGCTGGTGACAAGAATCAACTAGGTCTCGGGGATAAAGATGCTAGGCTTGTTCCTGCTTGCGTTCAATCTCTCATTGATTATAATTTCCATCAGGTGGCTTGTGGACATAGTATGACCATTGCCCTCTCTACATCTGGTCATGTTTTCACAATGGGCAGCTCTAGCAATGGCCAGCTTGGGAATCCAAAATCTGACGGTAAACAACCTATCTCCGTACAAGATAGGCTGGCTGGAGAATTGGTTGAAGAGATCTCATGTGGCTCATGCCATGTTGCAGTCTTGACTTCACGAAGCGAAGTATATACATGGGGAATGGGGGCCAATGGGAGGCTGGGACATGGTGGTGTTGAAGATAAGAAAAAGCCAACTCTTGTGGAAGCATTAAAAGATCGTCATGTTAAAAGTATAGCATGTGGTTCTAATTTCACGACCTGCATTTGTATACATAAGTGGGTTTCAGGTGCTGATCAGTCTGTCTGCTCAGGTTGTAGACAACCATTTGGCTTCACAAGAAAGAGACATAATTGTTACAATTGTGGGCTTGTTCATTGCCATGCGTGTAGTTCAAGAAAAGTTCTGAAAGCTGCTTTGGCACCAACTCCTGGCAAACCACATCGCGTATGCGATTCATGCTTCATGAAACTTAAGGCTGCAGAGACCAGCAGCAACAGTTCACATAGCAAAAGAAATGCCATTGCTCGTCGCTCTGTTGATAGCAAAGACAGGTCAGAGAGGCCAGAAATAAGGCCTTCCAGGCTTGCAACTGGATCAACACCAGAACCGCTCAAGCAAGCTGAGATAAAAGCAGTTAGAAACGAGATAAAACCAGATCCTATGTCCACAATGAGGGCACCCCAGGTTCCTTCCATGTTACCTTTTAACAATCTCGCTTTTGGTGCAACATTTGGTGGTCCAGCTAGTCTGAAGCCTATGGCAATGGCTCCAATGCCAATGGCCATGCCTATGTCACCATCTCCTCTCACAAAGAAGCCAAGTCCATCAGCAGCGACTCCTCTTTGTGGTAAAAGTGACACTGATAACTTGAAGGTGGCTAAACAGGTGCTGAATGAAGATATCTCAAAGTTGCAGTCTCAG GTTAATAAATTGAAACAAAAATGTgatgcccaagaagagcaactgcAGAAAGCGGAAAGGAGAGCTGAAAATTCTGCCTCTATAGCTGCAGAAGAGTCTTCAAGGCGTAATGGTGTCTTGGAGTTCATTAGGTTTCTTGACAATGAG CTCAAGAGTATTGCAGATAGGGTGCCCAGTGATGCTGCTGACAACTTAAAAACCTTGCAAAATCATTCAGCGAGATTTCTTACGGAACAAG GACGGCAGCACAGGAAATGCAAGTAG
- the LOC136516096 gene encoding mitogen-activated protein kinase kinase kinase 17-like yields the protein MMTDAGISGRRLTRLRTLGRGASGAVVSLFAAGEGELVAVKSAPGGTTAAAAQLRREGGIMASLRSPHVLPCLGFRAAAGGEEEFQLLLEFAPGGSLADAVARNGGRLEEPAVRAYAADVARGIAYLHGEEAAVVHGDVKARNVVIGADGRAMLADFGCARRAGSSRGPIGGTPAFMAPEVARGEDQGPAADVWALGCTVIEMATGRAPWTHVDDVLAAVRLIGYTDAVPEAPEWLSAEAKDFLDKCLRREASERWTAAQLLEHPFLASAGKAEDAKPKWVSPKSTLDAAFWESDEEEDEEEEVEEIPESAADRIRALEGPCSALPDWESDDSWIEVCSGSSEFSDAAAAAGQEVKFPTTQCEIPSTAVATSSEQVHREAPVAAPAAETTSYEYFWGDESEAELEAEHFDADLDVGNDPVHNVGAADDAYAHQQQLDVYANFTSDPIVLHLDISAEEIVKTTFHRQIDPCFLPSSSVRLLILSPPFFFYL from the coding sequence ATGATGACGGACGCCGGGATCAGCGGCCGCCGCCTGACGCGGCTCCGAACGCTCGGCCGCGGCGCGTCGGGCGCCGTCGTGTCGCTCTTCGCGGCGGGCGAGGGCGAGCTCGTGGCCGTCAAGTCGGCGCCGGGcggcacgacggcggcggcggcgcagctgcGGCGCGAGGGCGGGATCATGGCCTCGCTCCGCTCGCCGCACGTGCTCCCCTGCCTGGGCTTCCGCGCCGCCgcgggaggggaggaggagttCCAGCTGCTCCTCGAGTTCGCGCCCGGCGGCTCGCTGGCCGACGCGGTGGCCCGGAACGGGGGCCGCCTGGAGGAGCCCGCCGTGCGGGCGTACGCGGCGGATGTGGCCCGCGGGATCGCGTACCTCcacggggaggaggcggccgtggTGCACGGCGACGTCAAGGCGAGGAACGTGGTGATCGGGGCCGACGGCCGCGCCATGCTCGCGGACTTTGGGTGCGCGAGGAGAGCGGGCTCCAGCAGGGGCCCCATCGGCGGCACCCCGGCGTTCATGGCGCCCGAGGTGGCGCGCGGGGAGGACCAGGGCCCCGCCGCCGACGTCTGGGCGCTGGGATGCACCGTCATCGAGATGGCCACCGGGCGCGCCCCGTGGACGCACGTGGACGACGTGCTCGCCGCGGTGCGCCTCATCGGGTACACGGACGCCGTGCCGGAGGCGCCGGAGTGGCTCTCGGCGGAGGCCAAGGATTTCCTGGACAAGTGCCTGAGGCGAGAGGCCAGCGAGCGGTGGACGGCGGCGCAGCTACTGGAGCACCCGTTCTTGGCGTCCGCCGGCAAAGCAGAGGATGCAAAGCCCAAGTGGGTGTCTCCCAAGAGCACGCTGGATGCCGCATTTTgggagtcagacgaggaggaagatgaggaggaggaggttgaGGAGATTCCAGAGAGCGCAGCCGACAGGATCAGGGCACTGGAAGGCCCCTGCTCGGCCTTGCCGGACTGGGAATCCGACGACAGTTGGATCGAAGTGTGCAGCGGTTCCTCAGAATTTtctgacgccgccgccgccgctggccaaGAAGTGAAATTTCCAACCACGCAATGTGAAATTCCCAGCACGGCGGTGGCGACATCATCGGAGCAGGTGCACCGTGAGGCACCCGTGGCTGCGCCGGCAGCGGAGACGACGAGCTATGAATATTTCTGGGGAGACGAATCTGAAGCTGAACTGGAGGCTGAGCATTTTGACGCTGACTTGGATGTTGGCAATGATCCTGTGCACAATGTAGGAGCTGCGGATGATGCTTATGCGCATCAGCAGCAGCTAGATGTTTATGCGAATTTCACCAGTGACCCGATTGTACTCCATCTTGATATTTCTGCTGAAGAAATAGTAAAAACTACTTTTCATAGACAAATCGACCCCTGTTTTCTTCCTTCCTCCTCTGTCCGTCTTCTAATTTTGTCACCCCCTTTTTTCTTTTACTTATGA